In one window of Frigoriglobus tundricola DNA:
- the pepT gene encoding peptidase T, producing MSVPTDTLLDRFLRYVRIDTKADEKSSTYPSSPGQLVLGRVLRDELLALGLADAVQNEHGLVFATVPGNVPGAPTIAFNAHIDTNPENSGKDVDPQVIRGYAGGDIVLPKDPSKVIRVSDNPELNGLIGKTIVTTDGTTLLGADDKAGLAVIMDAARTLVANPQIPHGPVRIVFTCDEEIGFGVKHLEPAQIGAVAAYTLDGAGSGEIEDETFSADAATVTITGVNIHPSIGKGRMVNAVRLAAMFIDRLPKRRMSPETTDGRDGFLHPLTIEGGTGQVKVGFLLRDFDTAQLAVQADLLREIGRQVERDYPEAKVQVDVRKQYRNMRDGIAKLPQAITYAAEATRRAGLEPKHKIIRGGTDGSQLTEKGLPTPNLSTGEHNPHSPLEWTCLEEMEAAVRVVVELCQVWAGR from the coding sequence ATGTCTGTTCCCACGGACACGCTCCTCGATCGGTTCCTCCGGTACGTCCGCATCGACACCAAGGCGGACGAGAAATCGTCCACCTACCCGAGTTCGCCCGGCCAGCTCGTGCTGGGCCGGGTGCTCCGCGACGAACTGCTCGCCCTCGGTCTGGCTGACGCGGTGCAGAACGAACACGGCCTCGTGTTCGCGACGGTGCCCGGAAACGTGCCCGGCGCCCCGACCATCGCGTTCAACGCCCACATCGACACCAACCCGGAGAACTCGGGCAAGGACGTGGACCCGCAGGTCATCCGCGGCTACGCGGGCGGCGACATCGTCCTCCCGAAAGACCCCTCAAAGGTGATCCGGGTGAGTGACAACCCGGAACTGAACGGGCTCATCGGCAAGACGATCGTCACCACCGACGGCACCACGCTCCTGGGCGCCGACGACAAGGCCGGGCTCGCCGTCATCATGGACGCCGCCCGCACCCTCGTGGCGAACCCGCAGATCCCGCACGGCCCGGTGCGCATCGTCTTCACCTGCGACGAAGAGATCGGGTTCGGTGTGAAGCACCTCGAACCGGCCCAGATCGGCGCGGTGGCCGCGTACACGCTCGACGGCGCGGGCAGCGGCGAGATCGAGGACGAGACGTTCTCCGCCGACGCCGCGACCGTCACGATCACCGGCGTGAACATCCACCCGTCCATCGGGAAGGGGCGGATGGTGAACGCGGTGCGGCTCGCGGCAATGTTTATCGACCGGCTCCCGAAGCGGCGAATGAGCCCGGAAACGACCGACGGTCGCGACGGGTTCCTGCACCCGCTGACGATCGAGGGCGGCACCGGCCAGGTGAAGGTCGGCTTCCTGCTCCGCGACTTCGACACGGCGCAGCTCGCTGTCCAGGCGGACCTGCTGCGCGAAATCGGCCGACAGGTGGAGCGCGACTACCCGGAAGCGAAAGTTCAGGTGGACGTGCGGAAGCAGTACCGCAACATGCGGGACGGTATCGCAAAGCTGCCGCAGGCGATCACGTACGCAGCGGAGGCGACCCGCCGCGCGGGTCTGGAGCCGAAGCACAAGATCATCCGCGGCGGCACAGACGGCTCGCAACTGACCGAGAAGGGGCTGCCGACGCCGAACCTTTCGACCGGCGAGCACAACCCGCACTCGCCGCTGGAGTGGACCTGCCTCGAAGAGATGGAAGCCGCCGTGCGCGTGGTCGTCGAGTTGTGCCAGGTGTGGGCCGGGAGGTGA
- the nth gene encoding endonuclease III encodes MDESLKLPPAHERVGPINARLAPLYPEFEGLNYETPLQLLVAVILSAQCTDARVNQITPALFARFPSARDFAECDIKELERLVKPSGFYKNKAKNIRACCVEIVNRFGGDVPGALDALVTLPGVGRKTANVVLGHAFETPGITVDTHVGRLSRRLGLTRHRDPVKVELALAEIVPRAEWLHFSGRLIMHGRKVCLSRKPRCEACAIADLCPKIGVKGLAAKRKRSKRQVSPQRHKDRTKGHEEEVN; translated from the coding sequence ATGGACGAATCACTCAAACTGCCGCCCGCGCACGAGCGCGTCGGGCCGATCAACGCCCGGCTCGCGCCGCTCTACCCCGAGTTCGAGGGGCTGAACTACGAAACGCCGCTCCAATTGCTCGTCGCGGTCATCCTCTCGGCGCAGTGTACCGACGCGCGGGTGAACCAGATCACGCCGGCCCTGTTCGCCCGGTTCCCGTCCGCGCGCGACTTCGCGGAGTGTGACATCAAGGAGCTGGAACGGCTCGTGAAGCCGAGCGGGTTCTACAAGAACAAGGCGAAGAACATCCGGGCGTGCTGCGTCGAGATCGTCAACCGCTTCGGCGGGGACGTGCCCGGCGCGCTCGACGCCCTCGTCACGCTCCCCGGCGTGGGCCGCAAGACCGCGAACGTGGTCCTGGGTCACGCGTTCGAAACGCCCGGCATCACCGTCGATACGCACGTCGGCCGGCTGTCGCGCCGGCTCGGCCTCACGCGCCACCGCGACCCCGTGAAGGTCGAACTCGCGCTGGCGGAGATCGTGCCGCGGGCGGAGTGGTTGCACTTCAGCGGCCGGCTCATCATGCACGGCCGCAAGGTGTGCCTGTCGCGCAAGCCCCGGTGCGAAGCCTGCGCGATCGCGGACCTGTGCCCGAAGATCGGCGTGAAAGGGCTCGCGGCGAAGCGGAAACGGAGCAAAAGGCAGGTTTCACCACAAAGGCACAAAGACCGCACAAAGGGCCACGAAGAAGAAGTGAATTGA